One Arachis hypogaea cultivar Tifrunner chromosome 18, arahy.Tifrunner.gnm2.J5K5, whole genome shotgun sequence genomic window, acgaaatttaaattatttttgtattaatttttatataaaatacccATATCATTATAATTATTCAGAAATTGCATATAATTCGAATATTATGAATTCAATTTATTATGTATTTGCCTAAATCGAatttattcaattcgatttatatagaaatgcaaattcaatttatttaatttaatttatttttgtatgtgGTATGATTTGATTGAAAGAGCAACAATTTATACTGCTTCATAGATTCTTCTATAATTTTATCTAGTATCAATAAAATTCAACTATcactgatttaaaaaaaaaaattaaaatctaaaacgatggtacaaaataaataaagaggATAGATTTAATTCTTCTATAATTGTATGCGTTTTTTTTTTCCTGATTTGCGTTTTTATCACAATCCACAAATTCTATAGTTTATAAATTAATGTTAAttcatatatagtatataaataaatttaattagaataaataacaatttatttattttattttagactttataaataaaaagagtaattCACTAATACaacgaattataattaatgtagtataattaattaagtaatataaattataataaattatattaattatattaatatttacatatctaatcaaattaattagttgatataattaagttagtgcaataaattatattgaatgagtTAAACACTCTTTGAAACATGCTATATCAGTTTTATCATTAAGTACAGacattcgatttttatataatagaatagatagatataataacaaaaaatatagaagaaaaaagatgaatatAAATGTGAATAGATTGTGCGAATATAtactatatatgaaaaaaaattatcgcTGATTAACATAAAATTTGCCTTTTAAGTGagcaaattttataaaaatattaaagttcGTCATTACAGTGGACGACCTTGTTTCAAAGTCCAAAAAAATGTGTTCTAAAACTTATggataaaattatttgttttgaaaaataaatatatattttttaatttatttcgaaCAATTTTTCCGAACAAGATTTATCTTGAATTTTCTTTTTCGCGGACCAAAGGATTGGCTGGGTGAGAAAAAGCGGGGTTTGCATACGATCTTAAATAACCGAAACCCTAGCCTACGTCTGCCTTCTATCTCCCAGCCTTCTACATAACAAACAAATAAATCCTTTCTTCTCTGTGTTCATATTGTTGATGATGGAGTCGGCGGAAACAGGAGCATGCCTGTGGATGGTGACAAACGACTACATCTTTGGCATCCGCGTTGAGAAGTTAGAAAAATTGGGGAAGAATGAGGATAGGGATTGGAAATCCCATCTTGAGCAGGCTCCGTTTGATTTCTGTTTGAATCTTCCAGAGTCCAGCATGTTGGATTACTTTATCTTCGACTCGAAATTTTTCTTAGTCGGTGGCAGCAAGATCTACCAAATCTCCTATGTCGGCGGCAACACGTTGGGCACATCTGAGGCAGTAGAGACGGGCGCACTCCCTCCGCTACCGACCGAAGACTTCATTTTCCTTGCAAACATTAAAGATGACGTTTACTTGTTGGAGCATGGTGCGGTACCACCGTCAGGAAGAAAGACGGGGTTATGGGTTTTATGTCCCAATCCCCGTCCCCCGAGCTGGCATTCCGCGCCCGCTCCTCCAACCGAAGTCAACTCTGATGATTATAGTTTGCCTGTTGGTTTTGTGCTAAATGATAAATTCTTTTTGCATCCCCTGTCCGCACCAGGAATTGCATATCTCTACGATCCCCAACTTAAAGCATGGATTAAACTGGAGCGCACATTTTTTGTTCCTGGTTATGATCTTTTCGTGCGTGTGCGGTCCCTTGGGGATGTAGGCGATGGCAGTGTGGTGCTGACATGGAAAGTGAAGGGTCTTCCACGTGGTGTGAAATATGACATACAGGCTTTGCTGGTGGATAATAAAGATTATTGCATTCTTCGCCATCAAGGCCTTGATGAGTTGTGTGAGGCGATCCAACCATCCTTCTTTGATGATTTTTCCTCCGAGCTCAACTTGGTTGACCTTGGCAACAGCAAAGTATGTGTTACCATCTCTGGTCTCGCAGAAGGCATTCCATCCTTTTGCATTTTAGTAGTTGAATTAGGGTTGGTACAAGAGGAGCAAAGGTTCTTATCTGTGCGTGTACTCGTGAATCGAGTCTTCGATACGAGGCCTTATTTCTTAGTTGACCGCGTTCAAGTGCTCTACACCTCCTTTCTTTTCTCCCTCAGAAAGGGTATGCCTCGCAAACATCCATATTCCCAAGGTATAATGTTGCTTTTGTCAGCATGCTTCTTGTTATTCTGTAAGAGTTACCATTAAATTATATCCATCAAAAACATTGTTAGGGATTTGGTGaataaattttctttattttttaaaagacttGTTATTCTTAAGACTTGAGAACAAAATTACGTTACAGATTGCATCTCTCCAAGGAAAGAGCCCAAGCTAGCTGGTGGGACGAATCCAAGCAACCCAACAACAGTATTCGAACAAGAATGACTAACTTCAACCTGTTCATGTATGCTTTGTTTTATTGTTGTTCCCTCTGCTATGATTACTTGTTTTTCATTGGCGATCAGATTTTGAATACTGATGTGTTTATTTCGCTATTAAATAAAGTTAGACATGTTAGTAGGATTTCAATGTTCATATATCATTTTGTACTTTTTTAGGTTATAATCTTTTTCATtcacaaaattgagaaaatatcAAGTTTTAGTCAAAAAGAATAGATGAATCAATAAGAGCATATGAGTCAGAGGAATAAGTGATGTATCTATTTAGGTGAATTCTATGATGTAGAAGGAAGATTCTTTCTACACCTATATATTTGTGTTGTTAAAAGGGTTGTGAGACAAGTGTATAGAGAGAATGTGGTTAAAGACAATCTATTCATAGTAACTGACATACTTCATATGTTATATCAATATCACGTGATGATGGTATATAGAGGAAGCTGCTTAATTGTGTTTGTtatgattaattattaaaaatgatattggGCTTAGTTGTAGTTgtgtttttagtttaaaatttttttttggtgactgtttaaattattttgagaaagtaaaaataatttttgattgTGGATTAACCTATCGATCCCAATATATTTTTGTCCTATCAAATTTTGAATGTGTGTTTTGTGAATTGTTAAGCTTGCAAAAGGACTATATGTACTCATCAAAGTAACTCCACTAAACTTGCATAAAATTCAGACTCTCTTTTttcatgaattaattttttttattcacatatgaaaaattaaacttaactcccaaatatttattaataactacttattttaatatgtatatataattatatatccatatataaatatatatttaattatttatatataaataaataatattttttcaaattatatattactaattaaaatttttattattaggtAATTATATTCTAACTGTTCTCTTAATAAGTTTTaacaattattttataaaaattatttaaattagtactttaaatactaaacacatATAGCCTAAATGGTaaacatttatttaaaaatattcaaCGTTAAATCTTACACCCCGTATCCCCTAAatcttaaatcatatcttttaaatcctAATCCATAAATCTTAAActttaaacttaaattttaaattttaaactataaattttaaactcctaaatttttaactttaaattctaaatcttgtaGTTAAAGTCAAATTGTGACTCTAGAAGTAATACTTCGAACAAATATAATTACTTTCAAGTATTTTTACGTGGAAAAATGTTGTTTATACCATTAATTATatctatataataaaaaaaaagtttagggGGTCAGCAgttaaccaataaaaaaaataaagtaaataattcaacaccattaaatataatttcacactattaaaaatattaataataattaattagtaattataaatcacaaaatttaatgtCCTTAGCACTCCTCTGTAAtaaaactatttgatatattCCATTCAAATTACATGTCATAATTACTAAATTGGTATATCAAAAATTTAATATCATCATATTTTAATgaagtatataaatatatttcatTGACATATTAATCAATTAGGCATCTTTTTATATATACTCAATCAATAGTTGAAATTCATTCGGCTTCTTTTAtagctttttgaaaaaaaaaaaatattagggtcatattattattatataaaaaaaaatataataataataataataataataataataataataatattaatattattattattattattattattattattattattgtgtcaCGTTAATAAAATTGGTACATGTAAAATTAATATACTATGAAAATATATCATATGTATTATAGTTAACAACCAAAAAAGTTTTCGAATTATTCAAATCCTGATAAAAATGTACTCAAGTTTTATTATCAACaaaaatgtatttaaataatttaaaaacacgaTAAAAATGTTCAACAGtaaatatgtattttcaaaaaatgcttTAGAGATTGAATTTAGATGCGATTTTTTGCAatcatgattagaaaaatgagatattattattcttaaaatttggtgacttttttactaagtatatattttcttgtgattttttaaaaatattattgattgttaacaaaaaaaattacaaaaaaaaattatatacttaaaaaaatgatcaaattttaaggataataatatctcatttttataattttacttacaaaaaatcacatcaaaattcagTATCAAagacattttttgaaaatatatatttatcgtTGGAAATTTTTTTCgcgttttaaaaatatatatttttcaaatagtTTCATTTATAAAAGAGTGCTAAAGgtagtaaattttgtgatttgtaattattaattaattattattagtatttttaatagtgtgaaattacatctaatagtattgaattacttattttttttattggttaagTGCTGACccctaaactttttttttattatatagatataattaatggtataaacaatattttttcatatgaaaatacatgAAAGTAATCAGACTTTTTTGAAGTTTTGCTTCTAGGGTCACAATTTGACTTTAACtacaagatttagaatttaaggtTAAAAATTTAGGAGTTTAAAATTTATGGTTTTCAATTTAGAATTTAGGTTTAAGGTTTAAAGATTtatagattagaatttaaaagGCATGATTTAACATTTAGAGTACAGTGTAAGATTTAACTAAATATTTATAAATGAATGTGGGCTATatgtgtttagtatttaaagtactaaatttaaatattttttttaaaataattgttgaAACTTATTAAAAATACGGTTAGAATAtaattacttaataataaaaattttaattagtaatatataccttgaaaaagatattaatttatttatatataaataattaaatatatatttatatatgaatatataattatatacacatattaaaataagtagttattaataaatatttgggagttaagtttaatttttcatgtgtgaataaaagaaattaattcataaaaaaaagagagtatgAATTTTATGTGAGTTTAGTGGAGTTACTTTGATAAGTACATATAATCCTTTTGCAAGcttaacaattcacaaaaatacacGTTCAAAATTTCATAGGACAAAAATATATTGGGATCAATAGGTTAATccataatcaaaatttatttttacttctcaaaatagtttaaacaaaaaatacaacTACAACCAAGTctaatatcatttttaataattaattataataaatgcaATATTAACCagcttatttttaataattaattataataaatacaaTTAACTAGCTTACTctataggggtgagcacgggtcggtttggttcgggttcaagataaaattagaaccgaaccgatcaaaaagtaattggtttggtttggttcgaatTTGCGTTTTTTTGTGCttgtacccgaaccaaaccaaaccgattaagagcGGCTTGGTTCGGTTTGGGTAGCgggtacccgatgactttgaaattcataaaaaaaaaaaaaactaaattggcaaattttatcttaaaaattcaagaaatacaataaacatgtaacatcaacaGAAATAATGCAAACATATTAAATacgaaatacattaaaaactaaactcatcaaaatccaaacatattaatagtaaataatcttgtctaatgaaaatataaaagtgcaATAGAAATATTAGAAGTTAAATACAAAAGTCTAGTGAATAATCTTTGAAAGAAGCTAAAACAAAAACACATTAAAATCTAAACATTAGTGAGATAGGATTAGCGTTATGAGTTAGAAAACACataaaaagtcatatatatttatttatttaattaattatgatcgaGTATAcgggttggttcgggttccgcacccccaaaaccgatacccgaaccaatcaTCAGCAAATGtcattggtttggttcgggttggaCCCGATTACCCGTCGGTTCTAGAACCAATTtgattggtttggttcgggttcgggtgggtaatcgggtacccgctacccgtgctcacccctattaCTCTATATATCAGTATACCACTATCACGTGACATTGATGTCAACATGAAGCATGTCAGTTATCATGGACAGAGTTTACCTTTAACCACACTCTCTCTATACACTTGTCTCACAATCCTTTTGACAGCacaaatatatatgtatagaagGAATCTTCCTTCTACATCATAGAACTCACCATCTATTTAACTTGTGGCTtattcctctttttctttctttctttttgatattttaatattttacttttctgaattttatatttttactttttttttaagttaagaaTTTTCACATAAGGTGTTTGGAATTTGAGATAGATTTTACCTTTGTTGATGTCttgatcttttcttaattttattgtgGCATTTATAAAATGATAAATGATCGACAAACATTCAAATTCGTTTctgtataatttttaaatttcataaattattggtaccatgttgattataatttatataagcctttattgataaagaaaaatatgcaattccaaatttccaacgcagttgacaCTTTTGCTCTTTTTAAGCCTTtgatagtctttttctttgtaaaaATTTTGAGCTTTTTTTCCTTGGTTTTAGAATTTCTTTTGGTTAAATTGCTATTAGTTATTGAATCATTATTTCAAAGCCAAGGTTATAGTAGGGGCCTGTTGACACTTAAAGGGTGAATGCTAAGATATGGTAGGGTCTTGTGGGGAAGGAGATGTTGCTGTTGTCTAATTATCTTAGAATTTAGTTTATTTAACAAATTATGCTCTTTCTCATTTGTTTTTTGGTGATTTGTTTCTCTggcttatttaattatatatgtcaTGAGAGTTATTGTTTGTGCTATTTCTAAATCTAGATGAATGAATGATAGTTAACGGAGATCACAGCAAAATTTGAATTTGACAGAGGAGGTTATTTTTGGTCTGCAGATTAAGTGTTATATGAAGCAGTTGTTGTCGATTCTCGGACATTGTCATGCTAGGGGTGTGATGTACTGGGATATCAAGGGATCAAATCTTCTGGTGAATAATGAAGGGATACCGAAGGCGTGGTTGAATATAATAGTACATTGAAATTTTCTTAGTGCGGTATTGGTtggatttgatgatttttatGAAGAATAGTTCTGGTAGTAGTAGCTTCTGCTTGTCAAATCTATGGATATAAgacttttaaaagaaaattagatATAGAGATGTCGACTATTTTACATAACATCCTTTTCagcaataatttttatattatcaatGGTTGGAATTGTTCTGTTAACCTGCAACATTTTCCAGGTTAGACAGACGGTGGTTGCGATAATGTCAAAATGTGACATAAGGTAAAGATCTGCTACCCTTCCCCCTCCCAAAACCAAAAAGGGTCGTGCAATATTTGCTAGCTGGAGTCCATTATATTTTCCCAGGTTTTGGTTTGGGTTTAGTAATCTCAGGAATAATTCGAGTGCATGATGATATGCTTATGGTTGAATTTCATCTGTGTTTGTGAATTACAGTTCCTTAGTTATTGCTGCAGATTATATATATGCTACCTAGGACATTTGTTAGTTAAGCATTAAAAAGAGATGTCCTACGTTGCATGAGAGTTCAATCCTTAAGTAGAGTTTCACATTTCTTAggaaaattctttttgtttgttATGTTAAAATAGTTGGAACATGGAATTAATTAAGTGCATACTTTCCCTATCTGGCTATAAATCTCGGATTTTTGACGAAAATGTGCAGAGATATATTTATgtacattaaaatttttatattttgaatggTTTTGTCTCTcctattcaataaaaaaaaaacacaataaaatatTCATGATACGAGATATCTATGTGTTACGGGTCTTTCTATGATGATTTTACTTGCTATTGTTCTAAACTTCTAAAGGCTTTATTATTTCACTTATGAAAGCATTAGTGGTATGTTATTCGTGATCCTAATCAGCAGTAGCTTAAATTCCAGCAGCTCCCCAACATCCTATATTGTTGATGGCTCAATATTATTGTTCATTACGGTCAGTGGTTTTAATGTATAATAGCTTACCTAATAGGCTTTAGCCAGGACTAAACCTTGAAAATGAGATCGACTATTCATTTACAAGGCATTTTTTGAGTTCGTCGAAcaattgattgaaattttaagacttttaatttcttttaaaaaatataaataatagtaaataggggtgttcaaaactaaataaaatagacgatcgaaataagaaaattaaattattatacgtgcattcaattatataattatatcaataaaaataattattttttaggatAAGTTATTGAAATAAATTGTTTGAATACAACATTTGAACAATGAAGAGGCATTCCTCTAGCGGTTAATCAACGCATTCCTCTAACGGTTTACATGTGCCTCTATAATTAATActatcatatatataatatacaccaataaaaagaatttataatttcATTATATtgcacaaattttattttttaaaaaaattaattaaatttaaaaatatattttttctagatTAACTTTAATATTTGTAGACAACAACGTTATTATTTGAATAAGATAAATGAactaaaattacaattaaaaaaaaactaacaaataaggtatatatttttaaatttcacgAAATTCCAAATACCAAAAAATTTAAATGCCTCAATTGAATTttcattaattataaaatttttcatttgatTGAAATCAAAATATTAGTTGCATTTATAAAAAAGGTTTAGCCAACATGTACTTCAATGTACAAAATTTAAGTTtctaatatattttgtatttattaaaaaattaaaacatgtttattataataataatcttatcatatactcaaaaaaaaatatttataaaattctttatataggtaaggtaattaaaaaaatattcgaaCAAAAAGTTATTCTTTATatactcttaaaaaaaatattccttaaattttataaattctttcgaataaaataaatcatgcatTGAAGAGAAACTAAGTCTAAAACCATACaaaataatttgtatatatattgatatattatattactatataaaaaaatattttgagtacTCTGATGTTTTAAACGTTTTAgtaattttaactattaattttaattatatattatagttgagattaataattaaaattactataataCTTGAAATactttttatgatatataataaaataattatcaaaaagaagaaagaaacacaaaACTAAGAATATATTGAATTGGGACatgaataatgtataaaaaaaataaaataaacaatataaatttattatataatagtaATGATACTATAGAATAATGataacaatatattttatatagtatATAGGATAACACGATGATCAAATAAAAGATATAGATTGAATTGAAATGATACATGCGAAGTAATTGCTGTAAGAGTGCCGCAGTTTCTTTTTTGTTCAGTTTCTTCAGAAATCGCTATAGGATGTAGCGATTTCTACTTGCACGCTTTTCAATATAAACTGTTGTACCCTCTAGCAGTTTACGTGCCATCCCTAATCCGCTATATCTCTTCTGCGTTTCTATAGAATTATAAAAGTTGTATTTGcgttttcattattcatatgttGTATTATGGTAATattgttttttaaataatttatttcggTAACTTgtcctatttttttatattaattgagtgaataattatacaaaagaataGATGTGATTATACGCAAAAAATAAATTCTCTGGCCATGTAAAACCCTCCCCTTAAGAGTCCAATAAAAATATCAAGACACTTtgacaaaagtaaagaaagccaaaaaaaaaaagtgataaaatTAGTAAAATGAGAGGTTATTATACTTGAAtttgtagaaaagaaaataaataaaatgataagataagtgattaattatcattaaatttgtaatttttatcatatatacattttattattttaatttaagagtgattaatttcttattttattactttattaactCTCATAATTTAAAAGATCTTTAGCTAGTACACTTATATGTTTAGGACGCAACTAAATTTTTACTATCCGAATTATATTATTGAATAAAATTGCTAAATATTAGTGAgtattcacataaaaataacaGATAAAAATCACTAAATAATCAGACATATTTTATTAAATCACTTAACATAATAAGTGTAAATATCACTCGTGTTATATTTATGTGAAAACATTTTATGTCAATTACTCTCATAAATCTAATACTATCTAATATCTAATCTAATACTATTCTTTTAATAGAGGATTTTAAATTAGTAGAATTCAATACTTTTAGTTATGAAAGTACTGTTCATGATATATATATCATTCACCACATGCCATACAATAATTTATACATACATTCTCATTGGTTAATTGGCTTATGTCATCCATTACATGCCATGTTTCAATTTATTTGTACACTTATTGGCTCCTTTCACAGTTGAGTTCTACTAAGATTGAgcgtgaaattttcaattttcaattcaaaatcaaaattgaaaaggaattgaaaaggaatttactttatttttctctCATTATCTTCTTCAGTTCCTCCTCttctgtttttcttcttcttctcctgatCTCTTTATCATCGGATAACTTTTCTGTCATTTGGTGATACCGTGCCAAGATCATGGTGGTCACCAATGTGGTGGTGGTGGATACAGACAGTGAcggatctaaaaaattttgatagtgggcGCAAAACATATATaacattataataatttttataataaaatattatgtttaaataaaaaattagttattaaattatctattataaatttgtgtataaatacatatatcatttaacttatttt contains:
- the LOC112772751 gene encoding uncharacterized protein — protein: MMESAETGACLWMVTNDYIFGIRVEKLEKLGKNEDRDWKSHLEQAPFDFCLNLPESSMLDYFIFDSKFFLVGGSKIYQISYVGGNTLGTSEAVETGALPPLPTEDFIFLANIKDDVYLLEHGAVPPSGRKTGLWVLCPNPRPPSWHSAPAPPTEVNSDDYSLPVGFVLNDKFFLHPLSAPGIAYLYDPQLKAWIKLERTFFVPGYDLFVRVRSLGDVGDGSVVLTWKVKGLPRGVKYDIQALLVDNKDYCILRHQGLDELCEAIQPSFFDDFSSELNLVDLGNSKVCVTISGLAEGIPSFCILVVELGLVQEEQRFLSVRVLVNRVFDTRPYFLVDRVQVLYTSFLFSLRKGMPRKHPYSQDCISPRKEPKLAGGTNPSNPTTVFEQE